In a genomic window of Saccharothrix sp. HUAS TT1:
- a CDS encoding MFS transporter, translated as MSTVVETDSVAPQAKRRGRWIEHWEPEDPSFWEATGKRVARKNLVLSILAENLGFTVWSLMSIVVVSLGPVGFDFSVGQTFWLLIVPNLVGAVLRIPYTFAVPKFGGRAWTAISAALLLIPCAMLIIAVTDTGTPYWFFLLTSAAMGFGGGNFSSSMANISFFYPEGKKGLALGLNAAGGNLGVAMVQLVVPIVISIGTGVNLAYAAVFWLPFIVVAAVCAWFMMDSLTQAKPDGTSYKKAMSNKHTWVMSFLYIGTFGSFIGFSFAFPSLIKLSFVDYKSFVGLAFIGALIGSVSRPFGGWLSDRFGGARITVATFFGLAIGTVGLLVSIEVRSFPLFFGSFIALFVLAGVGNGSTYRMIPAIFATQSDDPRSAKRQAAAVVGIAGAVGAFGGVLVNLVFKFSLEGSKTLAPALTAFLVFYGVCVATTWWFYMRRRVFARVPSLAYAGV; from the coding sequence ATGAGCACGGTGGTGGAGACCGACAGCGTTGCGCCGCAGGCGAAGCGGCGCGGCCGGTGGATCGAGCACTGGGAGCCGGAGGACCCGTCGTTCTGGGAGGCGACCGGCAAGCGGGTCGCCCGCAAGAACCTGGTCCTGTCGATCCTGGCGGAGAACCTGGGCTTCACGGTGTGGAGCCTGATGAGCATCGTGGTGGTCAGCCTCGGCCCGGTCGGCTTCGACTTCAGCGTCGGCCAGACGTTCTGGCTGCTGATCGTGCCGAACCTGGTCGGCGCGGTGCTGCGCATCCCGTACACCTTCGCGGTGCCGAAGTTCGGCGGCCGGGCGTGGACCGCGATCAGCGCGGCGCTGCTGCTGATCCCCTGCGCGATGCTGATCATCGCGGTCACCGACACCGGCACGCCGTACTGGTTCTTCCTGCTCACGTCGGCCGCGATGGGCTTCGGCGGCGGCAACTTCTCGTCGTCCATGGCGAACATCTCGTTCTTCTACCCGGAGGGCAAGAAGGGCCTGGCGCTCGGCCTGAACGCGGCGGGCGGCAACCTCGGCGTGGCGATGGTGCAGCTCGTCGTGCCGATCGTCATCTCCATCGGGACCGGCGTCAACCTGGCCTACGCGGCGGTGTTCTGGCTCCCGTTCATCGTGGTCGCCGCGGTGTGCGCGTGGTTCATGATGGACAGCCTCACCCAGGCCAAGCCGGACGGCACGTCCTACAAGAAGGCGATGTCGAACAAGCACACGTGGGTGATGTCGTTCCTGTACATCGGCACGTTCGGCTCGTTCATCGGGTTCTCGTTCGCGTTCCCGTCGCTGATCAAGCTGAGCTTCGTCGACTACAAGAGCTTCGTCGGGCTGGCCTTCATCGGCGCCCTCATCGGCTCGGTGAGCCGGCCGTTCGGCGGGTGGCTGTCGGACCGGTTCGGCGGCGCCCGGATCACCGTGGCCACCTTCTTCGGCCTGGCGATCGGCACGGTCGGCCTGCTGGTCAGCATCGAGGTCCGCAGCTTCCCGCTGTTCTTCGGCTCGTTCATCGCGCTGTTCGTGCTGGCCGGCGTGGGCAACGGCTCCACCTACCGGATGATCCCGGCCATCTTCGCCACCCAGAGCGACGACCCGCGGTCGGCCAAGCGGCAGGCCGCGGCGGTGGTCGGCATCGCGGGCGCGGTCGGCGCGTTCGGCGGCGTGCTGGTCAACCTGGTGTTCAAGTTCTCGCTGGAGGGCAGCAAGACGCTGGCGCCCGCGCTGACCGCGTTCCTGGTGTTCTACGGCGTGTGCGTGGCCACCACCTGGTGGTTCTACATGCGGCGTCGCGTCTTCGCGCGCGTGCCGAGCCTCGCCTACGCCGGTGTATGA